The genomic stretch GATAACATCTTTAATATGTGTAATTTTTATAGTGCCTTACATCTCTGCTCAGATAATTGGAGCATCGTCAGGCATTGAAGTCGCGAGTGCTGGTTCTGTCAGTTTTTGGCTTGCTGCTGGAATACTATCTATTATTTTGATATGGCACGTTCTTTGGGGTGGCGCCAGGTCCATTGCCTTTGCTGACACGCTCGCTGGCTTTGCGGGTGTGTTTATTACAGTGACAATGATATGGTTTGTGCTTTCGGCAAATTTCCAGGGTGGATTACAAGAGGTTGCTTCTAAGGTCATGTCTCACTCACCTGAGGTGCTGTCTCATTCAGGCATTTATGCAAGCGGCGTTGGTGTACTTGGAATATCTGTAAGTGCCGGGGTGGCTATTATAGCATGGCCCCATATTTTCGTCAGATCTTATTTTGCATTTTCAAAACAAACCTTTAGAGTAATGGCATGGGTATTCCCATTACTTGAAATGTTTATGTTTTCGTGTTTTGTAATTCAAGGTTCTTATTTAGGACGGGCATTATATGGGCCTGGTCTTGACTCGAGGACTTCGGACATTCTGCTTCCAAAAATGGTTAGCGAATATTCTCCATTTTTGTTTTCCATTTTAGTAGTAATAGGCGTATATGCTTATGCGATGTCGACAGCTGATTCTCAGCTTCTTGTGTCGAGCTCAATTCTTCAAAAAGACATCTACGATCAATTAAAGCCTGGAGCAAGCGAAAACGAGCGCCTGCGATTCGCAAGAATATGGATATTGGTGATGATGTTGGTAGTGCTACTTGTAGTCACCTTTAGGCCTGCCTTGTTGGTAAATTATGCATATGCGTTTTCGTCTCCTGCGTTCGCCCAATTACTTCCTCCTCTATTGGGTGGCCTTTATTGGCAAAGGGCCACGAAAGAAGGGGCCATAGCGGGTACAGTTATTGGCTTAGTTGCTGTATTGGTGACTCAATTTGTAAGAAATCCCGTTCCAATAGTACATCCTGTTTTGTGGGGGTTATTGCTCAATATTTGTGCATATATGTTGGTCAGTTGCGCAACACCGCCGCCGCCTCGGGAAGTAATAGAAAAAATACATATCTTCTTGGACAAGAAAATATGGGAAGAAGGTTAAAGTTACTTGAGTAGAATGACAGACTGACTACATACTTAAATAGTGAATAAGATTTTAGACATCCCATTTCCCTAAATTTATCTCTGGATGATGCTTATAGATTGTTAAGCACAACCTGCGATTTGCGCATCTCTTAAATCGTTAATGAGAATGGCAGTTCTATGCATTGTTGTGCCCAAGAGCATAATGGTTACCCTTCTTAGCCACAGCTGATCGACTGAGCTGTGGCTAAGTTTGGAAATGGCTCGATAACTCTAAATTGATATTTCGTATTAATAATCTCTCAGGAGCTTGGGCATTGACTGGACGGCAGACGTGAGGTATTTTAACTGAACCAAAATAGGACACGAACGGGAGGGGTGGAGCAAATGGTGAGGAAGAAGGGGTTATTAGTTCGGGTCGCAGTGCTGGCATCGGTTGTCTTTATGGCGAGTTCAGCTTGGGCGGTAACGTTTATCAACCTCGCCACGGGGACGACTGGAGGGATGTATTACCCTGTAGGTGCTGCTATGGTCAAGATTTGGAATGAGAATATAGCTGATATAAATGCCAATGTTCAATCCACCGGCGGAACCGTCCACAATATCCAATTGATGGGCAATGGAGAGGCGGAGGCAGGTTTCATGGATCACAATTATTACAGCGCCTACAATGGCTTGGGCAAGTGGGAGGACAACCCTCAGAAATACATAAGGGGAATGGTCCCTCTCTATCCCGAGCCCGTCCAGCTTATGGTAGCGCCCAACAGCGGCATAAAGAGCGTTTACGATCTAAAGGGTAAAAAGGTATCTATAGGAGCCGTGGCCAGCGGCACAGAGGTTACGGCGAGACAACTTTTGAACCTTGCCGGCATAGACCCAGATAAGGACATAAAGGCGGAGAACTTAGGTGTGGGAGACACCGGAAGGGCCTTCGCGGACAGGCTCATCGATGCCGCGATAATGATGGGAGCGCTGGGTCAGGCTGGGGTGGTGGAGGCTACCACCCTGGGGGTGGCTTATCTCATCGACATCCCCGACGAGGTCATCAAGAAGGCAGTCAGTCAGTATCCTTATTGGTTCCCCTTCACCATACCGGCCGGCACCTATAAGGGCCAAGAGGAGCCGATCAAAACCTACGCAGGTCCTAACATCATAGCCGTTCACGAAAAGCTCACTGAGGATTTAGTCTACCAGATGACGAAGACACTTTTTGAACACAAAGAAGACCTCATCGCAGTTACACCTCAGATGAAACATATGGTGCCCGAAAACGTCGAGCAGATCGTGATACCCTTACATCCTGGCGCCGAGCGCTATTACAAAGAAATAGGTGTCCTAAAGTGATAGAAAGTCGTTGACTGCTTGACGCGAACAGTCCTTAGGCCCTATGCTTCCTGTATTCGCGCGGGGAGCATGGGGCCGTATTTATACCGGTGCATATTGAGGGAGGAATCGACAAGATGTCAGGATCTTCAGTCGAGGAAAGCCAGCAAAAAGTCGAGGAAGTAATCGAAAAGTACGACGTAGAAAGCCGCTACAGGAGATTGAGCGGTTTGTCTGGCCTTTTCGTATCGGGTTGGCTCGTGGCTATGTCGGCATTTCACTTTTACACGGCAGGCTTGAGCACTCTCCCTACGTCCATACATAGGGCGGTACACCTGACCTTTGCCATGGTTGGCGTCTTTTTGCTTTACCCCGCCAGAAAGAGCTCAAGCAGGCGATCGATACCGTGGTATGATTGGCTGCTGGCAGGATTATCGGCCCTCGGATGCGGGTATATAGTCTTTTTCTTCAACGACATCGCGAGGCGTGGGGCGGCCGTCTTCCCTCACGATCTATGGCTTGGGATAATGACGATAGTTTTAGTCCTCGAGGCTGGTCGTCGCGTCTCTGGCAAGGTTTTGCCGATGCTCTCTATCTTGTTTTTGCTCTATTGTTACTTTGGGCGACAAATGCCTGGTGTGTTTATGCACCGCGGGTATTCGATAAACCGCATCGTCCAACATATGTATCTCGTCCCCGAGGGCATATTCGGCGTAGCCCTCGGGGTTTCGAGCACCTTCGTATTCATATTCATATTGTTTGGGGCGTTCCTTTCCAGGTGCGGAGGAGCGCGCTTTTTCACCAACTTGGCTTTAGCGCTGGCAGGGCGCTCGCCAGGCGGACCTGCCAAAGTCGCTATAGTGGCCTCTGGACTTCTGGGCACGATAAACGGTTCCTCTGTGGCAAATGTGGCCACCACCGGAGTCTTTACCATACCGCTCATGAAGAGGGTGGGTTACCGTCCCGAGTTCGCCGGGGCAGTGGAGGCGGCGGCCTCAACCGCCGGGCAGTTCATGCCACCGATAATGGGGGCAGGGGCTTTCGTAATGAGCGAATTTCTGCAGGTGCCTTACTTAAGGATCGCAGCGGCTGCTGCGATCCCGGCTGTAATCTATTACTTAGCCCTCTATTTCAATGTCCATTGCAGAGCGCAGAGGCGAGGGCTAAAGGGACTTCCAGAAAAAGATCTGCCCAATGTGATAGGTGTCCTGCTTCATGACGGTCACCTCCTGATTCCGTTGGGCGTGGTGCTCTATGCACTGCTTTCCAAATATACCCCGCTTGCCGCGGCTTTCTGGGGTGTGATATCCGTGTTCGCCGTGAGCTTCTTGAGACCCCACACGAGGATGAATATAAGGGATTTGTTGAAGACCATGGAAGAGGGCGCGCGCAGCGCTCTCGGTGTTGCTTTGGCGTGTGCCATGGTTGGGTTCATAGTAGGGACGTCGTCGCTCACAGGATTGGGCTTTGTTATCTCCAACAATATCATCGAACTTGCTCACGGGAGACTCTTTTTTACCCTCCTTTTGGGCATGGTGGCATGCCTGGTGCTCGGAATGGGGCTTCCGACGACTGCAAATTACATCGTCACCAGCACGATTATAGCGCCGGCCTTGATAAAGATGCACATCCTTCCCTTGGCGGCTCACATGTTTGTGTTTTACTTCGGCATAATGGCAGACCTTACGCCTCCCGTGTGCCTGGCGGCATTCACCGGAGCTGGCATAGCAGGGGCAAATCCAACACAAACAGGCTTCCAGGCCGCGAGGATTGCACTTGTGGCGTATCTGT from Acetomicrobium sp. S15 = DSM 107314 encodes the following:
- a CDS encoding TRAP transporter permease, whose product is MSGSSVEESQQKVEEVIEKYDVESRYRRLSGLSGLFVSGWLVAMSAFHFYTAGLSTLPTSIHRAVHLTFAMVGVFLLYPARKSSSRRSIPWYDWLLAGLSALGCGYIVFFFNDIARRGAAVFPHDLWLGIMTIVLVLEAGRRVSGKVLPMLSILFLLYCYFGRQMPGVFMHRGYSINRIVQHMYLVPEGIFGVALGVSSTFVFIFILFGAFLSRCGGARFFTNLALALAGRSPGGPAKVAIVASGLLGTINGSSVANVATTGVFTIPLMKRVGYRPEFAGAVEAAASTAGQFMPPIMGAGAFVMSEFLQVPYLRIAAAAAIPAVIYYLALYFNVHCRAQRRGLKGLPEKDLPNVIGVLLHDGHLLIPLGVVLYALLSKYTPLAAAFWGVISVFAVSFLRPHTRMNIRDLLKTMEEGARSALGVALACAMVGFIVGTSSLTGLGFVISNNIIELAHGRLFFTLLLGMVACLVLGMGLPTTANYIVTSTIIAPALIKMHILPLAAHMFVFYFGIMADLTPPVCLAAFTGAGIAGANPTQTGFQAARIALVAYLLPFTFIYSPAILLESPNLPYLALLIASAAVGVVGISGALQGWLLCRLGLLIRGLLLASGVAAFFPQAQYKAAALIVLTAAFFTLWWRARASSEIS
- a CDS encoding sodium:solute symporter family protein, which gives rise to MGRGVWVLVGLGIYVVGVIWLSEVAHKRAQATTEDYFVAGRSVPTLMMIGTIALSIWSALAFYGWPGATYRAGIGYLAGAAGGCVMGIWAVLIMYKLWLLGKQYGYVTPGDFMSDRYYSPLFRWITSLICVIFIVPYISAQIIGASSGIEVASAGSVSFWLAAGILSIILIWHVLWGGARSIAFADTLAGFAGVFITVTMIWFVLSANFQGGLQEVASKVMSHSPEVLSHSGIYASGVGVLGISVSAGVAIIAWPHIFVRSYFAFSKQTFRVMAWVFPLLEMFMFSCFVIQGSYLGRALYGPGLDSRTSDILLPKMVSEYSPFLFSILVVIGVYAYAMSTADSQLLVSSSILQKDIYDQLKPGASENERLRFARIWILVMMLVVLLVVTFRPALLVNYAYAFSSPAFAQLLPPLLGGLYWQRATKEGAIAGTVIGLVAVLVTQFVRNPVPIVHPVLWGLLLNICAYMLVSCATPPPPREVIEKIHIFLDKKIWEEG
- a CDS encoding TAXI family TRAP transporter solute-binding subunit, with translation MVRKKGLLVRVAVLASVVFMASSAWAVTFINLATGTTGGMYYPVGAAMVKIWNENIADINANVQSTGGTVHNIQLMGNGEAEAGFMDHNYYSAYNGLGKWEDNPQKYIRGMVPLYPEPVQLMVAPNSGIKSVYDLKGKKVSIGAVASGTEVTARQLLNLAGIDPDKDIKAENLGVGDTGRAFADRLIDAAIMMGALGQAGVVEATTLGVAYLIDIPDEVIKKAVSQYPYWFPFTIPAGTYKGQEEPIKTYAGPNIIAVHEKLTEDLVYQMTKTLFEHKEDLIAVTPQMKHMVPENVEQIVIPLHPGAERYYKEIGVLK